From Fibrobacterota bacterium, the proteins below share one genomic window:
- a CDS encoding ABC transporter ATP-binding protein, translated as MPVLSAQGLCKTYGDVDAVRDVSFAVESGEIVGLLGPNGAGKTTTLNMVLGVLEPTSGSIAIEGMDLRKHRAQALDRTNFAAVYAALPGNLTVYQNLRVFGLIYSVPDLKARIEESLAESDLIRFRNTKCGVLSSGEQTRVSLAKAMINRPRLLLLDEPTASLDPAMARDIRRRIRAFAAAGTGGVLWTSHNMYEVEEVCDRVLFISKGRILLEGDPRKLPAANGKKTLEELFIALARESLIPEAP; from the coding sequence ATGCCCGTACTCTCGGCCCAAGGCCTTTGCAAGACTTATGGCGACGTCGACGCCGTGCGCGACGTTTCCTTCGCGGTCGAAAGCGGCGAAATCGTAGGGCTGCTGGGACCCAACGGCGCGGGCAAGACCACCACATTGAACATGGTGCTGGGGGTTTTGGAACCCACGTCGGGCAGCATCGCCATCGAAGGGATGGATCTGCGCAAGCACCGGGCGCAGGCACTGGACCGCACCAACTTCGCGGCCGTATACGCGGCCCTACCCGGCAATCTTACCGTCTACCAGAACCTGCGCGTGTTCGGCCTCATCTATTCCGTGCCCGATCTCAAAGCCCGCATCGAGGAATCCCTGGCCGAATCCGATCTGATCCGTTTCCGGAATACCAAATGCGGGGTCCTGTCCTCCGGGGAGCAGACGCGCGTGTCGCTGGCGAAGGCCATGATCAACCGCCCGCGCCTTCTCCTGCTCGACGAGCCCACGGCCTCGCTCGATCCCGCCATGGCCCGCGACATCCGCCGGCGCATCCGCGCCTTCGCGGCCGCCGGCACCGGCGGCGTGCTCTGGACCTCGCATAACATGTACGAGGTGGAGGAGGTCTGCGATCGGGTGCTCTTCATTTCCAAGGGCCGCATCCTGCTGGAAGGGGATCCCCGCAAGCTGCCCGCCGCCAATGGCAAGAAAACCTTGGAAGAACTCTTCATCGCCTTGGCCCGCGAGTCCCTGATCCCGGAGGCTCCCTGA
- a CDS encoding GNAT family N-acetyltransferase produces MTQASAIPMAIRPAIEADSEELLGLFQENDRNHARLLPGDVRNPRAARSRRQVQDWISDRNGLLLVCERAGEIVACLHASLVRSTGSAKTPPVLRVHDLIVARRMRNSGIGSTLMSEAEEWARRHRARSVQMEVLARNHEAFSFCDELGFETLSASLEKRI; encoded by the coding sequence ATGACCCAAGCGAGCGCAATTCCGATGGCCATTCGTCCCGCGATCGAGGCCGATTCCGAGGAGTTGCTAGGGCTTTTCCAGGAAAATGATCGCAATCACGCCCGGCTTCTGCCGGGAGACGTCCGCAACCCGCGCGCCGCGCGGTCGCGCCGCCAAGTCCAGGACTGGATCTCGGATCGCAACGGGTTGCTCCTGGTTTGCGAACGCGCCGGGGAAATCGTCGCCTGCCTGCACGCCTCCCTGGTCCGTTCCACCGGATCGGCGAAAACCCCTCCGGTCCTCAGGGTCCACGACCTGATCGTCGCCCGCCGCATGCGCAATTCCGGCATCGGGTCGACCCTCATGTCCGAAGCGGAGGAATGGGCCCGTCGCCACCGGGCCCGTAGCGTTCAGATGGAAGTCCTGGCCCGCAACCATGAAGCCTTTTCCTTCTGCGACGAATTGGGTTTCGAGACCCTTTCGGCAAGCCTGGAAAAGCGCATTTGA
- a CDS encoding Ku protein — MPTAWKGTISFGLVNIPITLYPAFKSKDLEFHLLHKQDHGRIGYQKVCKRCGKILSADEIVKAFQQEKDVYVPLEKEDLETGQAPNTRNLEISLFVKEEEIDSKLYERPYYIMPARNAENLYVLLREAIRASGMVGVGKIQFGNREHLAALKCDGPAILLNLMHFAEEMEDPKLLQFPAEGAVVGKKELDLAKQLVGTLKGHFRAEEFANAHREALEATIRKKAGSLAGKRGKGAAGPDRKVIDLMERLKQSLEKSGKAGPQRGAEKAGKAARAEVEDHAHSERHYHRKKAG; from the coding sequence ATGCCGACAGCCTGGAAAGGAACCATCAGCTTCGGCCTCGTGAACATCCCCATCACCCTCTATCCGGCGTTCAAATCCAAGGATCTCGAATTCCATCTGCTGCATAAGCAGGACCATGGCCGCATCGGCTACCAGAAGGTTTGCAAGCGCTGCGGCAAGATCCTCAGCGCGGACGAAATCGTCAAGGCCTTCCAACAAGAGAAGGACGTGTATGTCCCTCTCGAGAAGGAAGACTTGGAGACGGGCCAGGCGCCCAACACGCGCAATCTCGAGATCTCCCTGTTCGTGAAGGAAGAGGAGATCGATTCGAAATTGTACGAGCGGCCGTACTACATCATGCCGGCGCGCAATGCCGAGAACCTCTACGTGCTTTTGCGCGAGGCCATCCGCGCCTCGGGCATGGTAGGCGTGGGCAAGATCCAATTCGGCAACCGGGAGCATCTGGCCGCGCTCAAATGCGATGGGCCCGCCATCCTGCTTAACCTGATGCACTTCGCCGAAGAGATGGAGGATCCCAAGCTCCTCCAGTTCCCCGCCGAAGGCGCCGTGGTGGGTAAGAAGGAACTCGATCTCGCCAAGCAATTGGTGGGCACTTTGAAGGGGCATTTCCGGGCGGAAGAATTCGCCAACGCCCATCGGGAAGCCTTGGAAGCGACCATCCGCAAGAAGGCGGGCTCGCTGGCGGGCAAGCGCGGCAAGGGCGCCGCCGGTCCGGATCGCAAGGTGATCGATTTGATGGAACGCCTTAAGCAAAGCCTGGAGAAAAGCGGGAAGGCGGGTCCCCAGCGGGGGGCGGAGAAAGCCGGGAAAGCCGCGCGGGCCGAAGTCGAGGATCATGCCCACTCGGAGCGGCATTACCATCGTAAGAAGGCGGGATGA
- a CDS encoding DUF1801 domain-containing protein produces MAARKKKTTGKRPSAQGPAKGRTGRSPTVAEYFANLDQEKRAGMEKLRRTLKALLPGAEECISYGVPAFRNPDGVVAYYAAMKSHLSFFPTSYPIEVCAQDLKGYATSRGTIRFPIDAPLPAALVKKLVKVRLRQMAKN; encoded by the coding sequence ATGGCAGCGCGCAAGAAGAAGACTACCGGAAAACGGCCCTCTGCCCAGGGTCCCGCGAAGGGAAGGACGGGGAGATCGCCCACCGTCGCGGAATATTTCGCGAACCTGGACCAGGAGAAGCGCGCAGGCATGGAAAAGCTACGCCGCACCCTGAAAGCCCTCCTCCCCGGGGCCGAGGAATGCATCAGCTATGGCGTGCCCGCTTTCCGGAATCCGGACGGAGTGGTTGCCTACTACGCGGCCATGAAATCGCATCTTTCCTTCTTTCCGACTTCCTACCCGATCGAAGTTTGCGCGCAAGACCTGAAGGGCTATGCGACCAGCCGGGGTACCATCCGCTTTCCCATCGATGCGCCTTTGCCGGCGGCATTGGTGAAGAAGTTGGTAAAAGTCCGCTTGCGGCAGATGGCGAAAAACTAG
- a CDS encoding RNA polymerase sigma factor, with translation MASPTPVERTLAAVWRMESPRIIAAIARILGDVGLAEECAQEALLSALEKWPCEGLPDNPAAWLTTAAKHRALDRLRSEKLHHEKHLALGRELDEAADRAEADLDEALDDPIGDDMLRLIFTACHPVLSTEARTALTLRLVGGLATDEIARAFLVPEATMAQRIVRAKRALAEAKVPFEVPRGEDFATRLASVLEVIYLIFNEGYSATSGGDWMRPALCEDALRLGRVLQGLAPQESEVHGLAALMEIQASRTAARIGPKGEVIPLTEQNRAAWDRLLIQRGLDALARAENVGPGLGPYGLQGAIAACHARARTAAETDWALIASNYESLAKIAPSPVVDLNRAVALAYAYGPRIGLEAVERLSGEPALKGYYLLPAVRGDLLYKLGRFGDAAGEFARAADLTRNEKEQAFLRARAEACMWGKGPGSPDGAA, from the coding sequence ATGGCCTCTCCGACCCCCGTCGAACGCACCCTGGCCGCCGTATGGCGCATGGAATCGCCGCGCATCATCGCCGCCATCGCCCGCATCCTCGGGGACGTAGGGCTGGCGGAGGAATGCGCGCAGGAGGCCCTCCTTTCCGCCTTGGAGAAATGGCCCTGCGAGGGGCTGCCCGATAATCCCGCCGCCTGGCTGACCACGGCCGCCAAGCATCGCGCCCTGGATCGCTTGCGTTCCGAAAAGCTCCACCATGAAAAGCATTTGGCCCTGGGACGGGAACTGGACGAAGCGGCCGATCGCGCCGAGGCCGATCTGGACGAGGCCCTCGACGATCCCATCGGGGACGATATGCTGCGCCTCATCTTCACGGCCTGCCATCCGGTACTTTCGACCGAAGCGCGCACGGCCCTCACCCTACGCCTGGTGGGCGGCCTCGCCACCGACGAGATCGCCCGCGCCTTCCTGGTCCCCGAAGCCACCATGGCCCAACGCATCGTGCGCGCCAAGCGCGCCCTGGCCGAAGCCAAGGTTCCCTTCGAGGTCCCGCGCGGCGAAGATTTCGCCACCCGCCTGGCGTCGGTCCTGGAGGTCATCTACCTCATCTTCAACGAAGGCTATTCCGCCACGTCGGGCGGGGATTGGATGCGCCCGGCCCTCTGCGAAGACGCCCTGCGCCTGGGCCGCGTCCTGCAGGGCTTGGCGCCGCAGGAATCGGAGGTCCATGGCCTGGCGGCATTGATGGAGATCCAGGCGTCGCGGACGGCGGCCCGCATCGGGCCGAAGGGGGAGGTCATCCCTTTGACGGAACAGAACCGCGCGGCCTGGGATCGCTTGCTGATCCAACGGGGACTGGACGCCTTGGCCCGCGCGGAAAACGTAGGGCCCGGCCTCGGCCCGTACGGACTGCAAGGCGCCATCGCCGCCTGCCATGCGCGCGCGCGGACCGCGGCGGAGACCGACTGGGCCCTCATCGCCTCCAACTACGAGTCCCTGGCCAAGATCGCGCCTTCGCCCGTGGTGGATCTCAATCGCGCGGTGGCGCTGGCCTACGCCTATGGGCCCCGGATTGGGCTGGAGGCGGTCGAGCGTCTTTCCGGGGAACCCGCGCTGAAAGGCTATTATCTGCTGCCCGCGGTGCGCGGGGACTTGCTGTACAAACTGGGACGCTTCGGGGACGCCGCGGGGGAATTCGCGCGCGCGGCGGATCTGACGCGCAATGAAAAGGAACAGGCCTTCCTCAGGGCGCGCGCGGAGGCCTGCATGTGGGGCAAAGGGCCAGGTAGTCCCGATGGAGCGGCCTGA
- a CDS encoding helix-turn-helix transcriptional regulator, with translation MPFAAQKIREFRQKVGLTQVGLAAVLQVPQCTVARWETGFSVPSAEHIGLMCDFGYVKGVRPDFFFPNFNPLPVRLEASLTAQPVAE, from the coding sequence ATGCCCTTCGCAGCCCAGAAAATTCGAGAATTCAGGCAGAAAGTAGGCCTCACCCAAGTCGGCCTCGCGGCGGTTTTGCAGGTCCCCCAATGCACTGTGGCCCGTTGGGAAACCGGTTTTTCCGTTCCCAGCGCCGAGCATATCGGCCTGATGTGCGATTTCGGTTACGTGAAGGGCGTTCGGCCGGATTTTTTCTTTCCCAATTTCAACCCGCTTCCAGTACGGCTGGAAGCATCGCTCACGGCGCAGCCGGTGGCGGAATAG
- the ligD gene encoding DNA ligase D, translated as MPKGSLVKYRKKRDFSHTPEPRAEMGVGRGGRFVVHEHHASRLHYDLRIEMGGVLKSFAVPKGPSLDPEVRRLAVETEDHPVKYLEFQGSIADGNYGAGQMVIWDRGSYRVPTGEEPMEAYRKGKLHLEFHGEKLRGVFMLIHGAHGDRQWLFFKKHDEDAQPGWETPRILPYGSRSERPQGFEIPKSALRNVKDWTPVRDREDRGRGARGRAGTGAGAPENASTGASGRWPAGAKKSPLPVFVEPMLATLADEPFDHPDWVFESKFDGWRALARVDASSLHLISRNRHSLDDMFPELLARDSLKAKSCLIDGEIVALDDQGAPRFQLLQNRLKGKGRDSAGIIVYYAFDLLHLDGQDLTGCTLLERKALLKRILPGGGAWRYSEHFARDGKEIFRNAVKLGLEGIVAKRSGSVYRAGRSDDWLKIKSKLRQEIVICGYTEPRRSRILFGSLVAGLYGGGELRFAGHVGGGFNAKLLKEVHGFMKPLETAKCPFATVPKTNEKVQWIKPKLVAEVEFAEWTEDGRMRQPIFMGLRPDKDPKACVREFARPTDEVVEEAEAGRERAEGGTRSKAGGSKAGGRGAKGGHKGAGPKTSKTRKRQPDRQGNTQDTPGITHPDKVYWPRDGYTKGDLIAYYDAVSDWILPHLKDRPLILKRFPNGIGKPAFFQHDVKSAPSFVTRAPLKEEDGSLVHYALCQNRESLLWLANMGVIPQNPWLSRLPHPERPDFAVFDLDPQDSVPFPEVCSSALFIKEVLDGLGLSAWVKTSGSRGIHIYVPLKPRYDFTQGLAFAEMIGAYAAKLKPDTFTVERSIKARPKGRIYLDCMQNSRGKSVASVYSVREKPGAPVSAALEWGELKKKFAMEDFNMKTMPKRLERKGDLFADALKQGNAMDGALKKLGKLL; from the coding sequence ATGCCCAAAGGATCCCTGGTCAAATACCGGAAGAAGCGCGATTTCTCGCATACGCCGGAGCCGCGGGCGGAAATGGGGGTGGGCCGGGGCGGCCGCTTCGTGGTGCATGAGCATCATGCCAGCCGATTGCATTACGATCTGCGCATCGAGATGGGCGGAGTGCTGAAGTCGTTCGCGGTGCCCAAGGGGCCGAGCCTGGATCCCGAGGTGCGCCGCCTGGCGGTGGAAACCGAGGATCATCCCGTCAAGTACCTGGAATTCCAAGGCTCCATCGCCGACGGCAATTACGGAGCGGGCCAGATGGTGATCTGGGATCGGGGAAGCTATCGCGTGCCTACGGGTGAAGAGCCGATGGAGGCTTATCGCAAAGGCAAATTGCACCTGGAATTCCATGGGGAGAAATTGCGCGGCGTTTTCATGCTCATCCACGGCGCGCACGGCGATCGCCAATGGCTCTTTTTCAAGAAGCATGACGAGGACGCGCAGCCCGGCTGGGAGACTCCGCGCATATTGCCTTATGGCTCCCGCTCGGAACGGCCGCAGGGGTTCGAGATCCCGAAATCGGCCCTGCGTAACGTGAAGGATTGGACTCCCGTGCGAGACCGCGAGGATCGCGGGCGGGGAGCAAGGGGCCGGGCGGGGACCGGAGCCGGAGCGCCGGAAAACGCGTCAACGGGTGCCTCGGGCCGGTGGCCAGCTGGCGCCAAGAAATCCCCCCTGCCGGTTTTCGTAGAACCCATGTTGGCCACTCTCGCCGATGAACCCTTCGATCATCCCGATTGGGTGTTCGAAAGCAAGTTCGACGGTTGGCGCGCCCTGGCGCGCGTGGACGCGAGCAGCCTCCATCTCATCTCGCGCAACCGGCACAGCCTGGACGATATGTTTCCCGAACTGCTGGCCCGCGATAGCCTCAAGGCCAAGTCCTGCCTCATCGACGGGGAAATCGTGGCCCTGGATGATCAAGGCGCGCCGCGTTTCCAATTGCTGCAGAACCGATTGAAAGGGAAAGGCCGCGATAGCGCGGGCATCATCGTTTATTACGCCTTCGATCTTTTGCATTTGGACGGCCAGGATCTGACCGGATGTACCCTATTGGAACGCAAGGCCTTGCTTAAGCGCATCCTGCCCGGGGGCGGCGCCTGGCGCTACTCGGAACATTTCGCCCGCGACGGGAAGGAAATCTTCCGTAATGCGGTGAAGTTGGGCCTCGAAGGCATCGTGGCCAAACGCTCGGGTTCGGTTTACCGCGCCGGACGTTCGGATGACTGGCTCAAGATAAAGTCCAAGCTCCGGCAGGAAATCGTGATCTGCGGCTATACCGAGCCGCGCCGTAGCCGCATCCTGTTCGGATCCCTGGTCGCAGGCCTGTACGGCGGAGGCGAACTCCGCTTCGCCGGCCATGTAGGCGGCGGCTTCAACGCCAAGCTGCTGAAGGAGGTCCACGGGTTCATGAAGCCCCTGGAAACCGCCAAGTGCCCCTTCGCCACGGTCCCCAAAACCAATGAGAAGGTGCAATGGATCAAGCCCAAATTGGTGGCCGAAGTCGAATTCGCCGAGTGGACCGAAGACGGACGCATGCGCCAGCCCATATTCATGGGGCTGCGCCCGGATAAGGATCCGAAGGCGTGCGTGCGTGAATTCGCCCGGCCCACCGACGAGGTGGTGGAGGAAGCGGAAGCCGGGCGCGAACGGGCCGAAGGCGGGACCCGGTCCAAGGCGGGCGGCTCCAAGGCGGGCGGACGCGGCGCCAAGGGAGGCCATAAAGGCGCCGGGCCTAAAACCTCGAAGACCCGGAAACGGCAACCGGATCGCCAGGGTAACACCCAGGATACCCCCGGGATCACCCATCCCGACAAGGTCTACTGGCCCCGCGACGGATACACCAAGGGCGATCTCATCGCCTACTACGATGCGGTTTCCGATTGGATCCTGCCGCATCTCAAGGACCGTCCCCTGATCCTGAAGCGCTTCCCGAACGGCATCGGCAAACCGGCCTTCTTCCAGCATGACGTGAAATCCGCCCCGTCCTTCGTGACGCGCGCCCCCCTGAAGGAAGAGGACGGAAGCCTGGTGCATTATGCGCTTTGCCAGAATAGAGAGTCTCTGCTCTGGTTGGCCAACATGGGCGTTATACCGCAGAACCCCTGGCTCTCGCGCCTGCCCCATCCCGAGCGGCCCGATTTCGCGGTCTTCGATCTGGACCCGCAGGACAGCGTGCCTTTTCCGGAAGTCTGCTCCTCGGCCTTATTTATCAAGGAAGTGCTCGACGGCCTGGGCCTTTCGGCCTGGGTCAAGACCTCCGGGTCGCGCGGTATCCATATCTACGTGCCCTTGAAGCCGCGCTACGATTTCACCCAAGGCCTGGCCTTCGCCGAAATGATCGGGGCCTATGCGGCCAAGCTGAAACCGGATACCTTCACGGTGGAACGCAGCATCAAGGCGCGCCCCAAGGGCCGCATCTACCTGGATTGCATGCAGAATTCGCGCGGCAAATCGGTGGCCTCGGTGTATTCGGTCCGCGAAAAGCCGGGCGCCCCCGTGAGCGCCGCCTTGGAATGGGGCGAGTTGAAGAAGAAGTTCGCCATGGAAGACTTCAACATGAAGACCATGCCCAAGCGCCTGGAGAGGAAGGGGGATCTCTTCGCGGATGCGCTGAAGCAGGGGAACGCCATGGACGGGGCGTTGAAGAAGCTGGGGAAGTTATTGTAG
- a CDS encoding DTW domain-containing protein has product MDKAAYLARKRALVEQAPDYPRERLCYRCHWLPHLCRCPWIRPFATRTLFVLLMHPKEARRERLGTGRLTHAAMLDSEIIVGVDFTADARVNALISDPANLCMVLYPGEKALDISRGDVTPLLREAEAGRRLTVFLIDGTWQCAKKMMTLSHNIRALPRISFAPAGESVFEIKEQPAPWCLSTLESIHRFLDESDRRGLESLPGRPQDTLMDVFRSMIEFSLRCAADPSLNRYRESKTGYTTRAERRKRANARGIFLRD; this is encoded by the coding sequence GTGGACAAAGCCGCCTATCTCGCCCGCAAACGGGCCCTCGTCGAACAAGCCCCCGATTACCCCCGCGAGCGCCTCTGCTACCGCTGCCATTGGCTGCCGCATCTGTGCCGTTGCCCCTGGATCCGGCCCTTCGCCACCCGCACCCTTTTCGTCCTGCTCATGCATCCCAAGGAAGCCAGGCGGGAGCGCCTGGGGACCGGGCGCCTGACCCATGCGGCCATGCTGGATTCGGAGATCATCGTGGGCGTGGATTTTACCGCGGATGCGCGCGTCAACGCCCTGATATCCGATCCCGCCAACCTGTGCATGGTCCTCTATCCCGGGGAAAAGGCGCTGGACATTTCCCGAGGGGACGTAACCCCTTTGTTACGGGAGGCGGAAGCGGGCCGGCGCCTGACGGTGTTCCTCATCGACGGGACCTGGCAATGCGCCAAGAAGATGATGACCCTATCGCATAATATCCGGGCCCTGCCCCGCATCTCCTTCGCGCCCGCGGGGGAATCGGTTTTCGAAATCAAGGAGCAGCCCGCCCCCTGGTGCCTTTCGACCTTGGAATCCATCCACCGTTTCCTGGACGAATCCGATCGCCGCGGACTGGAATCCTTGCCGGGCCGGCCGCAGGATACCCTCATGGACGTGTTCCGTTCCATGATCGAATTCTCGCTGCGCTGCGCGGCCGATCCGTCCTTGAACAGGTATCGCGAAAGCAAAACCGGCTATACGACCCGGGCTGAGCGCCGCAAACGGGCCAACGCGCGCGGGATTTTCCTGCGGGATTAG
- a CDS encoding VOC family protein: MKSLTPHLNFQPGKTREALGFYKQALRGEIESIQTYSDAKLDVPPPLRDEVVHAVFKAGAVRFTASSGNPQNPVKAGTNTKLLLEFGDGKEQDAVWKGLSEGGEIGMPLQDTFWGARFGMLTDKYGINWMLNCPKQQP, translated from the coding sequence ATGAAGTCGCTTACGCCCCACCTCAATTTCCAGCCTGGCAAAACCCGCGAGGCGCTCGGGTTTTACAAGCAAGCCCTACGCGGCGAAATCGAAAGCATCCAGACTTACTCCGATGCGAAGTTGGACGTTCCGCCTCCCCTCCGTGACGAAGTCGTGCATGCCGTGTTCAAGGCCGGCGCTGTCCGATTCACCGCTTCCTCCGGCAATCCGCAAAACCCGGTCAAGGCCGGCACTAACACCAAATTGCTGCTGGAGTTCGGCGACGGCAAAGAACAGGACGCGGTTTGGAAAGGCCTAAGCGAAGGCGGCGAGATCGGAATGCCCTTGCAGGATACCTTCTGGGGCGCCCGCTTCGGCATGCTCACCGACAAATACGGCATCAACTGGATGCTGAACTGCCCGAAACAACAACCCTGA
- a CDS encoding ABC transporter permease, with the protein MSAARVLAVVLRQYYLIRGTFARFLPLFAWVAIDMLTWGFLSRYLDSVAGSPLNFVPRLLGAVLLWDFLVRVAQGVTTAFLEDVWSRNFLNFFATPLTVGEYLAGLMLTSIATSLVGLLVMLAMATTVFGLPFFALGALSFPYLLILFFTGISLGVFGAGLVLRLGPASEWFIWMIPATLGPFAAVFYPMSSLPGWMRAISYLVPPSYVFEGLRSVVGGGRLAWTPLLAGGALTAFYAALAIGFFRITYRRAIRTGLIARYSAESVS; encoded by the coding sequence ATGTCGGCCGCGCGCGTCTTGGCCGTCGTACTGCGCCAGTACTATCTCATCCGGGGCACCTTCGCGCGCTTCTTGCCATTGTTCGCCTGGGTCGCCATCGATATGCTCACCTGGGGGTTCCTTTCGCGTTACCTCGACTCGGTGGCGGGCTCGCCGCTCAATTTCGTACCCCGCCTTTTGGGAGCCGTGCTGCTGTGGGATTTCCTGGTGCGCGTGGCCCAAGGCGTCACCACCGCCTTTCTCGAAGACGTGTGGTCGCGCAACTTCCTCAACTTCTTCGCCACCCCGCTCACCGTGGGGGAGTATCTCGCCGGCCTGATGCTCACGAGCATCGCCACCAGCCTGGTCGGGCTCCTCGTCATGCTGGCGATGGCGACCACGGTCTTCGGCCTGCCGTTCTTCGCCTTGGGCGCGCTCTCCTTTCCCTATCTCCTCATCCTCTTCTTCACCGGCATTTCCCTGGGCGTGTTCGGGGCGGGACTGGTGTTGCGCCTGGGTCCCGCGTCGGAATGGTTCATCTGGATGATCCCGGCCACCCTGGGGCCCTTCGCCGCCGTCTTCTATCCCATGTCCAGCCTGCCGGGATGGATGCGCGCCATTTCCTACCTGGTTCCGCCCTCCTACGTCTTCGAAGGCCTGCGTTCGGTGGTGGGCGGCGGGCGTTTGGCCTGGACGCCTCTCCTGGCGGGAGGGGCCTTGACCGCATTCTACGCGGCTTTGGCCATCGGCTTCTTCCGGATCACCTACCGGCGCGCCATTCGCACGGGCCTGATCGCCCGTTACAGCGCCGAATCCGTTTCGTGA
- a CDS encoding hemerythrin family protein, with translation MNSFVWSPLYTVGVPDIDGQHKGLMCAMHEYYLCQSNEEHDQARGALGRLLTLTVNHFQDEEELMRQARFPHIKDHMRTHRELLHVMDGLARKYLKAPNTATAGRLCNFFRVWLTRHILGDDKKYVPYIITSEELKRAAAGR, from the coding sequence ATGAATAGCTTCGTATGGAGTCCGCTTTACACGGTCGGAGTCCCCGACATCGATGGGCAACACAAAGGCCTCATGTGCGCGATGCACGAATATTACCTGTGCCAGTCGAACGAGGAGCACGATCAGGCGCGCGGCGCCCTCGGCCGGCTTCTCACGCTTACCGTAAACCATTTCCAGGACGAAGAGGAGCTGATGCGCCAGGCCCGGTTTCCCCATATCAAGGATCATATGCGCACCCATCGCGAACTGTTGCATGTCATGGATGGGTTGGCGCGCAAATATCTGAAAGCCCCGAATACGGCCACCGCCGGAAGGCTCTGCAACTTTTTCAGGGTGTGGCTTACGCGGCACATCCTGGGAGACGACAAGAAATACGTTCCTTATATTATTACCTCGGAGGAATTAAAGAGGGCCGCGGCCGGCCGATAA
- a CDS encoding thioredoxin family protein yields the protein MVTYLEQGAAPAMDEGVSVVAFSAQWCPPCKVMDPIYESAATRFPALRFLKANQEAVPDLFNRYAVQAIPTYVVFKDGKEVHRQVGALPASRFDAMLGRFAA from the coding sequence ATGGTGACGTATCTGGAACAAGGCGCGGCCCCGGCGATGGACGAGGGCGTATCCGTGGTGGCCTTTTCGGCGCAGTGGTGCCCGCCATGCAAGGTAATGGATCCCATCTACGAATCGGCGGCAACCCGATTCCCTGCGCTACGGTTCCTGAAAGCCAATCAGGAAGCCGTACCGGATCTTTTCAACCGCTACGCCGTTCAGGCCATTCCGACCTATGTGGTATTCAAGGACGGGAAAGAGGTGCATCGCCAAGTGGGCGCGCTACCCGCCTCGCGCTTCGACGCCATGCTGGGCCGCTTCGCCGCTTAA